A single window of Malus sylvestris chromosome 5, drMalSylv7.2, whole genome shotgun sequence DNA harbors:
- the LOC126623822 gene encoding uncharacterized protein LOC126623822, which produces MIWIRRVIRITTFLALGSSASTPSGPGHHKEVAFPRRAALLHSTILVLADYSQPSIQDIHCQDPFGSSAPFRSLLDSQTPKRDSNPFGSSGLFRTSLDSQTPRRESGHHSTVKLLVETQTHLGLLHLGHHSTVKLQEETRTHLGLQGLSEHLWRLREKTDRWSGF; this is translated from the exons ATGATATGGATCAGGAGAGTAATAAGGATCACTACTTTTCTGGCCCTGGGGAGTTCGGCCTCAACCCCATCAGGACCGGGTCATCACAAGGAGGTGGCTTTCCCCAGAAGAGCTGCCCTTTTACATTCGACAATTCTGGTCCTAGCAGACTACTCTCAGCCTTCAATTCAGGATATTCACTGCCAAG ACCCTTTTGGCTCGTCGGCGCCGTTTAGGTCATTGCTGGATAGTCAAACTCCAAAAAGAGACTCGAACCCCTTCGGATCTTCAGGGCTGTTTCGGACGTCACTGGACAGTCAAACTCCAAGAAGAGAATCTGGACATCATTCGACAGTCAAACTCCTAGTGGAGACTCAGACGCATTTGGGTCTTCTCCATTTAGGACACCATTCGACGGTCAAACTCCAAGAAGAGACTCGGACCCATTTGGGTCTTCAGGGCCTTTCCGAACATCTATGGAGACTCCGAGAAAAGACTGATCGTTGGAGTGGATTTTAA